From the genome of Pseudomonas sp. gcc21, one region includes:
- a CDS encoding sodium:calcium antiporter: MNFFNPSTWSLTLSVLVFCLCAGVITMLGTLITRVVDQLADRTGLGEAVVGAVLLGAATSLSGAVLSVTAAWNGNPDLALANALGGIAVQTLFLVVADMTHTRANLEHAAASAPNMLQNALLITLLGVLLLAPNLPDVTVWNIHPVTPILLALYVYGINLVSKARSHPMWHPQVTDETREDTPDDESATPSLAKLWVSFLLLMGGLGIAGWLLEPAATNIARLTGLGQTTVGVLLTAISTSIPELVTSIAAVRRGALTLAVGGIVGGNAFDTLFTAASDVAYRGGSIYHVMSGQILLWVSLTMVMSAVLMMGLIRRQEQGPGRVGAESVAIVLLYLLGVALLVMG, translated from the coding sequence TTGAACTTCTTCAATCCTTCAACCTGGTCGCTGACCCTGAGCGTTCTCGTGTTCTGCCTGTGTGCCGGCGTGATCACCATGTTGGGCACCCTGATAACGCGGGTCGTTGATCAGCTGGCGGATCGAACCGGGTTGGGCGAAGCCGTCGTGGGCGCGGTGTTGCTGGGGGCGGCTACCTCGCTGTCAGGCGCGGTGCTGTCCGTTACCGCCGCCTGGAATGGCAACCCGGATCTGGCTTTGGCCAATGCTCTGGGTGGCATCGCTGTGCAGACCCTTTTTCTGGTTGTGGCGGATATGACGCACACCCGGGCGAATCTGGAGCATGCAGCCGCCTCGGCGCCGAACATGTTGCAGAACGCGTTGCTCATTACCCTGCTTGGCGTATTGTTGCTGGCGCCCAACCTGCCTGACGTGACCGTCTGGAATATCCATCCGGTTACCCCGATCCTGTTGGCGCTGTACGTGTACGGTATCAATCTGGTGAGCAAGGCCCGCAGCCATCCCATGTGGCATCCCCAGGTGACCGATGAAACGCGTGAGGATACGCCCGACGACGAGTCGGCCACGCCATCGCTGGCAAAGCTCTGGGTCAGCTTCCTGCTGCTGATGGGCGGGCTGGGCATCGCCGGCTGGCTGCTTGAGCCGGCTGCAACCAATATTGCCCGGCTCACCGGCCTCGGCCAGACGACGGTCGGGGTGCTGCTGACAGCCATCAGCACGTCTATTCCTGAACTGGTTACCTCGATCGCGGCAGTCCGCCGGGGCGCGCTGACGCTGGCCGTCGGCGGTATCGTCGGTGGGAATGCATTCGATACCTTGTTCACCGCAGCTTCGGATGTTGCTTACCGTGGCGGCTCGATTTACCACGTGATGTCCGGACAGATATTGCTATGGGTCTCGTTGACCATGGTCATGTCGGCGGTGCTGATGATGGGCTTGATCAGACGTCAGGAGCAGGGGCCGGGGCGTGTTGGCGCGGAGAGCGTTGCGATAGTGCTGTTGTATCTGCTCGGGGTGGCGTTGCTGGTGATGGGATAG
- a CDS encoding alpha/beta hydrolase domain-containing protein: MMRDRTASPQNGTQSARSPFFLLAGLALGLSWSTSLLAAPAIDGPIPGSPPGDPLAAKIENTYPFFATHDALTRRGYVEEEFYLSGTATGYSVEGEQLAEDVPYRTRIVVRRPKSPRKFNGTVIMEWQNVTAGYDLDALWHGEQLMRAGFAWVGVSAQRVGVNQLTEWSPTRYGELDVTGGGTYTTDELSYDIFAQAAEAVRQPGDIDPMGGLNVEKVLAVGGSQSAARMTIYYDNILPQVENPVFDGYNFVVGPGPSRAGAEPVFHILSETDVRTPEGRRPDSEVYRRWEVAGAAHSGYQGQAYRAPLSERDLPDGAPEYECVAEPFSRIPLHHVVVAAHDHLVDWIDGETPPSAPYLEFEGTTKVRNELGLAQGGIQLSQLAVPTAINTGDNAGETFCFLFGSHEPLDQAQLKELYRNHGKYVAKVTKAVGSNVSDGYVLPADGLLTIREAAKSDVGKGRRKH, from the coding sequence ATGATGCGCGACAGAACCGCTTCACCCCAAAACGGGACGCAGTCTGCCCGAAGTCCCTTCTTCCTGCTGGCTGGCCTGGCGCTGGGCTTGTCCTGGTCGACCAGCCTGCTTGCGGCACCCGCGATCGACGGCCCTATACCGGGCTCGCCTCCCGGCGATCCGCTCGCAGCAAAAATCGAGAATACCTACCCGTTCTTCGCCACTCACGACGCGCTGACCCGACGCGGCTATGTAGAAGAAGAGTTCTATCTGTCCGGGACCGCAACCGGATACAGCGTTGAGGGCGAGCAACTCGCTGAAGATGTCCCCTATCGCACGCGCATCGTCGTACGTCGCCCGAAATCACCGCGTAAGTTCAACGGCACAGTCATCATGGAATGGCAGAACGTGACAGCCGGCTATGACCTGGATGCACTCTGGCATGGTGAGCAGCTCATGCGGGCGGGCTTCGCCTGGGTGGGTGTGTCAGCCCAGCGCGTCGGGGTAAACCAGCTAACCGAGTGGAGTCCTACCCGCTACGGTGAACTGGATGTCACAGGTGGCGGGACTTACACCACAGACGAGCTGTCCTATGACATCTTCGCCCAGGCAGCGGAAGCGGTTCGGCAGCCAGGCGATATCGATCCCATGGGCGGGCTGAACGTCGAGAAAGTACTCGCAGTGGGCGGCTCACAATCAGCCGCACGAATGACGATCTACTACGACAACATCCTGCCCCAGGTCGAGAATCCGGTATTCGATGGCTACAACTTTGTCGTGGGGCCCGGACCTTCGCGCGCGGGCGCCGAACCGGTATTTCATATCCTGTCAGAAACCGACGTGAGAACGCCTGAAGGCCGGCGGCCCGATAGCGAAGTATACCGTCGATGGGAAGTGGCCGGGGCGGCCCACTCCGGTTATCAGGGGCAGGCCTACCGCGCACCGCTTTCGGAACGGGACCTGCCAGATGGCGCGCCGGAATATGAGTGCGTGGCCGAACCCTTCAGCCGGATCCCGCTGCATCACGTTGTCGTGGCCGCACATGATCACCTGGTGGACTGGATTGACGGAGAAACGCCGCCCAGCGCGCCTTATCTGGAGTTCGAGGGAACCACCAAGGTGCGTAACGAGTTGGGTCTGGCGCAGGGCGGCATCCAGCTTTCACAGTTGGCCGTTCCGACGGCAATCAACACCGGCGATAACGCGGGAGAGACGTTCTGCTTCCTGTTTGGCAGCCATGAGCCGCTTGATCAAGCACAGCTCAAGGAGCTTTATCGCAACCACGGTAAGTACGTGGCCAAGGTGACCAAAGCGGTAGGCAGCAATGTATCGGATGGCTATGTACTGCCGGCGGATGGACTGCTAACCATCAGGGAAGCGGCCAAATCAGACGTCGGCAAAGGGCGTCGCAAGCATTAA
- a CDS encoding 3-deoxy-7-phosphoheptulonate synthase yields the protein MNANVSALTPSDLAIATPTSPVLQRTAQTLPTPAQLRGRLPLSPELAVSIQHHRTAIRAVLNGEDDRLLVVVGPCSLHDPDAAIEYAQRLAELDDQVSDQLLLVMRAYVEKPRTTIGWKGLLYDPRLDGTGDMAEGLALSRRLMLSITEAGLPIATELLQPMAAGYFDDLLAWAAIGARTSESQIHREMVSGLDLPVGFKNGTDGSLGIACDAMRSAEHAHQHFGISENGQPALIQTRGNPDTHLVLRGGYAGPNYHPEAIAAARTALARQGIDAGLVVDCSHANSGKDPLRQPAVLESVVEQRRRGERLLRGVMLEGHLYDGCQPLSSRLEYGVSITDGCLGWSKTEAALMQAAERLRA from the coding sequence ATGAACGCCAATGTTTCAGCCCTGACTCCCAGTGATCTGGCTATAGCCACGCCGACTTCGCCAGTACTCCAGCGCACTGCACAAACGCTCCCCACTCCCGCCCAGCTGCGTGGCCGCCTGCCGCTTTCACCTGAGCTGGCCGTATCGATCCAACACCATCGCACTGCAATCCGCGCTGTGCTGAACGGCGAAGACGATCGTTTGCTGGTGGTGGTCGGCCCCTGTTCGCTACACGATCCGGACGCTGCCATTGAGTATGCCCAGCGTCTGGCTGAGCTGGATGATCAGGTAAGTGACCAACTGTTGCTGGTCATGCGCGCCTATGTCGAAAAGCCGCGAACTACCATAGGGTGGAAAGGGTTGTTATACGACCCGCGTCTCGATGGCACCGGCGACATGGCCGAAGGGCTGGCGCTGTCGCGTCGCCTGATGCTGTCTATCACCGAGGCAGGCTTGCCCATCGCTACTGAACTGTTGCAGCCGATGGCTGCGGGTTACTTCGATGATCTCCTGGCTTGGGCTGCAATCGGGGCGCGAACCAGCGAGTCGCAGATACACCGGGAAATGGTCAGTGGGCTTGATCTGCCGGTGGGCTTCAAGAACGGCACGGATGGCAGCCTGGGCATCGCCTGCGATGCAATGCGCTCAGCTGAGCATGCGCACCAGCACTTTGGAATCAGTGAAAACGGGCAGCCAGCGTTGATTCAGACCCGGGGTAATCCGGATACGCATCTGGTGCTGCGTGGTGGCTATGCAGGACCAAATTACCATCCGGAAGCGATAGCGGCGGCGCGTACAGCCTTGGCTCGCCAAGGGATCGACGCCGGCCTGGTGGTTGACTGCAGTCATGCCAACAGTGGTAAGGACCCGTTGCGCCAGCCCGCCGTGCTCGAGTCGGTTGTCGAGCAACGCCGGAGAGGCGAGCGATTACTCCGCGGCGTGATGCTCGAAGGGCACTTGTACGACGGCTGCCAGCCGCTGTCATCGCGGCTGGAGTACGGTGTATCGATTACCGATGGCTGCCTGGGCTGGAGCAAGACTGAAGCGGCCCTGATGCAAGCCGCCGAGCGGTTGCGAGCCTAG